A single genomic interval of Ictalurus furcatus strain D&B chromosome 20, Billie_1.0, whole genome shotgun sequence harbors:
- the LOC128623980 gene encoding uncharacterized protein LOC128623980 — protein MHHQNHQCSLSDKQRICCHRLRRHHGGFEYDSSRQQQKEDSNVPVAQEYPTVSCYTGDSELTRTYIQDESDSCLSDSGSDFEEMCHRDDVHDVQMDPCLQTCDGREHNRDVSHPQTRRRMNEGPEHTLREDTLCPCSAEHSRWSSNQWPTLPPPCCNVRNALVVGVEVDVLEEVVYEDTEIVQTQTMFDGCLEDQMMDSTSCYCEQLFFV, from the exons ATGCACCACCAAAACCATCAATGTTCTCTCTCAGACAAACAGCGTATCTGCTGTCATCGTTTGAGGAGACATCATGGAGGATTTGAATACGATTCATCTAGGCAGCAACAGAAGGAGGACAGCAATGTCCCGGTGGCGCAAGAATATCCGACTGTGTCCTGTTACACAG GAGACAGTGAGCTCACCCGCACGTACATTCAGGACGAGAGTGATTCCTGCTTGAGTGATTCTGGGAGTGATTTTGAAGAAATGTGCCACCGGGATGATGTCCACGATGTCCAGATGGATCCATGCCTCCAAACCTGTGATGGCAGAGAACACAACCGTGACGTGTCTCATCCTCAAACCAGACGAAGAATGAATGAAGGGCCAGAACACACTTTACGTGAAGACACTTTGTGCCCATGCAGTGCTGAACATTCAAGATGGAGTAGCAACCAATGGCCAACTTTACCTCCCCCGTGTTGTAATG TGAGAAACGCACTGGTGGTGGGTGTCGAAGTTGATGTTCTAGAAGAGGTGGTCTACGAGGACACGGAAATTGTTCAAACACAAACCAT GTTTGATGGATGCCTGGAGGATCAGATGATGGACTCCACCTCATGTTATTGTGAGCAGTTGTTTTTCGtgtga